The window TAAATTCTCGGAACTCTTCGTACTCCTCGTCGTCGGAGAAGCTTTTACGGTCATCAGAGTCGTAGCATTCGTAACCATCGTAACTGTCCACATCCCACTCCGGTTCTATCATGTTTGAATAGTTAATTGTCGGAGATCTCTCGACGTCATCGTCTTCTTCGTCGACACTCCATAAGCCTTCATTATCGCTATCGCTTTCCTCTTCCATGCTTGTGTCGTCTTCATCTTCGACTCTCGTTTCCTCCTCCGTCAAAGCTAGTTTCGCCGTCTCATCGTCGCTTTTCATAGTCGCAAAGAATCGAACAACCCTATAAATTATCTCTTACGACAATTTGATAAATTTGATAAGCGTGAGTCCTAGTAGTAAGCCCGAAATTTCTTTACAGGCTTTTTCTGAATGTTGACTTACCTGATATATAGTAAATAACATTACGTTTTATTACCGCGTATTAAAAATTCATTGTCTAGTTTCTTGACAAACAAGAAAAGAAGATTAATTGGGCTTCGGCCCATCTAGAAAAGATCAAATCTCTCGactattctttttgtttgtggCCCATTAAATTAGTGAAGATCTATTCTGTAACTGTAGTACCTGTGAGCGGCTGCCTGTACATTGTATGTAACTGaagtaaaatctaaaaaaatattgtaaaattgcCCTAGTATAGATGTATTTCTTAAACATGATTTCATTACACAGAGTGTATTGCAAATCATTGATACCAATCTGTTAATAATCTTAACCGTTACTGAATTTGAGATTTTATTCATACCAAACACatgtttttcagtttttctttttctgtctGAGAGgcaacataaaataaaaacgcAGTTTTGGGGTCACCACACTACTCAGCAATCTGATTATTACCAGGTAACATCTGCAAAGCAGTTCTGTTGTTACTACTCTTTATAGAGAGTTTCTTCACCATCTTCACAAGTTTCCTAATGCTAACATCTTTCAAGTTCTCTTCATCAATGTCCACCTTCTCATTCTTCTTTGCAGCCTCATCACCTTTGCTCTCTCCATTAACaacattcatcatcatcatcatctccatGCTGTTTTCGCTCGTATTATCCACATCGACCAGTTTCATAGCCGAGTTCTTTGATGCTGATTTGTTTGGTCTTGGAAACTGAGCTGAGACTGATTCTTCTGCCACAAATGGAGATACTGGAGCTGTTTCTACTGGAGCCTCTTCAAGCACAAGAGGAGAAGTTGGAGCCGTAATAGAACCTTCTGGTTCAGGTAGAATCACCTTTCCATCAGCAATATCAGTTCCCTGTATGGCTTGGTATGAATCAGCTTCAGAGATAGTGCCATCCGACGCAGCACcagaatcatcatcatctccttcCGACTCAGTGTCTGAATCACCACCAGTTTGTTCCACCATTGTGTCTTCATCAAAAGCGTTGATTTTCTCAGTCTCGGAATAATTCTCATGAGTCGCCTGTTCTGTCTCGTGGTGGTCGACTTGGTTTGAATCAGCTTCAGAGATTGTGCCATTTGAGTCAATGCCAGAATCGTCTCCTTCCTGCTCACTTTCTGAATCACCATCAGTTTCCACCATTGTATCTTCATCAAGAGTGATGATTTTCTCAGCCTCGGAATCATTCTCCTGAGTCGCCACTTCTATCTCTTGCTGATCAGCTTGGTCTGAATCAGCTTCGGATATAGTGCCGTCTGAGTCAACACCAGAATTGTCTTCCTCCGCTTCAGCTTCTGAATCACCATCGGTTAGGTCCACCATTGTTTCCTCATGGGAAGTGTTGGTCTTCTCAGGCTTGGAATCTTTCTCCTCCACAACCTGTTCTGTCACTTGATAATCGACTTGTAATAAACTCTCGAAAGTTTCAAGGTTCTTGGACTcttcaagataaaaaaaaagacatttggATTTAGAAACGTAAACAAGGAAATTGGTCAGTGCTATTAATTTGTTGCATTACCTTTATTGTCATTAGTTATCTCAGTGTTGGAATGTTCCAAGACAGGAGCAGTATCATCGTCGTCGTTCTTCAACACCTCCCATTCTTTCTTCATGGAAGCACTTAAATCTCTAACTAAGATAACCGCAGCATCTTCAGTTCCCTCCTCTGAACCTGATATTACCACAAAACGCATTATAGATCAATCAGAAGCATTGCAAGAGAGAAAAAGTCACTGTATCTAACTAACCAGCTGGATTCTTCTCCTGTGCAGACACTTCTTGCTCTGTTTCTTCAACGCTCTCAGGTTTATCCAAGGTTTCTTTAGTCTTTAAACTCAGGTCAGCCATACATTTCTCCAACAGCCTGGTTGATCTCCTAGTGCTGTACGCTGACTGGACCATCTCAACCTTCTTACTCTCCTGAGCTTTGCTGCTACAAGAAGCCTTTCTTGTGCTTCTCACTGCAGGAGTTTTAGCCACATCGAACTTGACATTCTTGATCACGCTTTCTTGGTCCAGTTCTCCATCAAGAGGCTTGATCGTCGTCAAACGAGATGACTGAGGTTCAGGTTTCACAGCGGTGGTCTTCCTTCGGGTTGTTCTAGTTGCAGTACTTGGCGGAAGCTTGGCTACACTGGTTGGAGACTGAAGAACATTGGAGTCGGACTGTTTCATGTATTCATCAAGACCTTCAACCTATTAAaaccaaataataaaaatagaatcaCAGGATACATAATGAGCACAAGTAAGATTCAAAATCACTAAATCTTGTATGTGAGTTACTCAAAACCACAAGCATGACCAAGATGACTAAATAGATCAAACACAAACGAACAACTTCGcataaaaagatatataagaGCAGATTCGAATGCGATGAACAAACAATTTATGAAGATCAGATTCACCATGTCAAGGGACTAAAACAGCAAACGATTTATAGATCTTGCTTATTTTGACAGATGTCAGTAATTATTGAGCTAAATCACACCTAAGATCTTCAATCAGTGATCTAAAACTTGGAGATCTAGAATCATCGAGACTAAATCTAAGAATCTATCACTCTGATTCGATTCCAGACTTAATAAACGAGCAAAGCACGATCTCAACCAGCTCAGAGTGATTCTCCGATTCATATAGAACGAATGAAGCAGCTACAGTATTGACGAAATCAAAACGATTCGAGTGTGAGAGGGAAGGAAACTTACAGTCTCAAGAGATTTGAGAGCATCGGCCATGGCGATGTTGGTCATGTTAGCTGGGATTTTGTTGATCTTGCAGAGAAATTGAAGATCTCTTCTGAGAAGGCTGTGGAAATCCATCTTCGCTCGAGTGTGTTGTTGGTTTGAGACTTTGGGAGAGATAGTGATTGTGAAAACAAGATGTTTTATTATTGGGATTGCCTATTGGAATCGGAAGGTTTGTGTGTGGGCCTATTTATATATCTCTTTACTTTTTTTCCCAAGAGGCGCCAATGTAAGACTTAATATATTGGTAGTGGCCGTTGGAGCGGaggttttgaattttaaattttatggattttaatatctaatctattaaaagagaagtacacaTTGAAACTAACCCTTAAACTTGCACAATATTTACAACTTAGTGCcattgaaataattaaatgaaCCTACTTTTAAGTAATCTTTGTCTTTTCTAGAATTAATGAAGTAATAATTACTCCTAATTTTATGCTTTCCATGtctttctaaaaattaataaaacatttcctaaattaaattcacaatcaattaaatataaattttttaacttATCTAtatcatattaatattataaacattcataaatatcaataatatacacaaaatatttatgtaacaaGATAAATTACATTTTTGTCTCATTCTCTCCCACAATTCACGTTACTCTTcttattttttgaacaaattcTTCTTCTTACCTATATAAATATACTAGATTTGGACCCGTGCGTTGCTACGggttttatttgatattttaaattaataaaaaatattaaaaatcattttattattgttttaaaattattttgcatatattatgtgaactttattttataattaagaacTTTTTTTTACACATAAGTTTCAGTTAATATTAGTTAGAGCTAGAAAAAACATTCAAACGTAAAAATTTAAACAGGATCCAACccgaaataataattataatgaaataaaaaggAATTTGGAAGTTAAATAAGGCCAAGAAGAAATAACAACATTATACACTTTCTTATatactaatttaatattttattaaacttatctgatgttaaataattttctggattcattatttattaatgatatattttcataataatattttaattaaaataaattataaactactgcatagtaaaataaaaaaatataataagacAACGATGAAGCTTGATTTGTTTTTGACTAAACATATGTACGGTGACAGTAATAATAATCAATTTTTATGAGCAAACatgagaatatatatatcaaacatgtGTTTGATTGTCGTATAACCAAACACATAAATACCAATCACGATAACATtctaagtttttgtttttgttaatttaatagCTTTAACATCATACTtgtcatcaaattttttttctaaaatactattaaatatGTATGTTGACTTTTGTtgggatttttttaaaaaaggaaaaaattgtattttacaaatcttgtttttatttacaattaaaaaaagaaaaactatcaaaaactttttatatttttgtttacgattttagaaaaggaaaagtattatcaaataaacttttacaattatcttctgtttagaatttcagaaaaatcttattgctatcaaataattatttctagttactattaaataattttaaaagtatgATTTTTACAGCTCATATCAATACTATTTTTACACTTCatttttgattaaataatttttagtatcatgttcttcatcaaattttcttttaaaatatactatcaAATAACttcttacagtttttttttttggttaggaattaaaaaatatgatacaaatctcttttgtttaggattttcttttttaagttaaagaacgatcaaatattttttttacagttttagggtgttagaaaagaaaattaacaatacataatcttttataattatttttttctaggagttagaaaataaaaatactatcaaataattatttccagcaaatattaactattttaaaaagttgctattttcaaaattcgttttCTCAATAttactaaaaattttaattaaatattttcagtatcatatttatcattaaattttaaaagtaaaaattacttTTACAATTCTATTTGGTCAGAATTTAAAAGGAAACAATCTTATTTGGTTAAGATTAAAAGAGGAAAAagttatttttcaatttttttttaatttaggattttagggaaaaaaagttatttttacataatgataaatttttattaatacatacacaatttgttttacaaatgTCACAATCATATCgggtaaaatattttaagttatttttggtttataattttttaacacaaaattatctattaaaacGATTTCCAACTATAAATCgttttgtttaagatttttatacaactattatattttcaataagAAATTATGTTTAGTCAATTATATATTGTGTCTTATAcatacaaacatatatatatattcctcaTATTCACACATACTACTTATGTACGACAAAAAgatcataattaaaaaaaattgtgttagaATCATAAGATGTAATAAGGATGATGAGTTGTTTAcagaaattaaaagaaaatattcagatattatttttcttgtaaatactattttttgtaaaaataatatgaagaagcttaaacctaaatacatatgtgaaaataatatttagtttggtttatatttttgcaGCATACATTTATCTGTTAAAAATGATACTTAgctatttatatgaaaataataagggtcctttaaaattttattttcttaggttttaaaaaaggaatatcacttattttattgttcgtttttctatttgatttttattaaataattttatgtacATGTAGGAttttataattcattttttttaaagatttgtttaaaaaaaaatattttatcttataatatctttctttagtatctttaaagatgaaaaatatttttaaaagaaagcaAATACTTTCAAAAAGCTTTTTACAGTTATTCTTTGTTtctagaatttttgaaaattagatttactatcaaatatttttaaaatattataaaagaaccataaaatataattgtaaaagactATGTAATAGttaatttccttttctaaactcctaaaagtaacaataaaatattttttgtaataatttttcttttctagtctccaaaaaatgttataataaatttatttttctaaatcttTTTAACTCCTGATAAAAGAGAATTGTAACATATTTttgacacatgtcacaatcttaataaattaattgacacatgtcgcgatcatgttaattagcaactttgaagaaccaagctttatataataagattacatgcaccattataattatttacaaacttaccatgtatataaaataatttattagacattttcataaaattttgatccacaaaaaaaaacaaaa of the Brassica rapa cultivar Chiifu-401-42 chromosome A03, CAAS_Brap_v3.01, whole genome shotgun sequence genome contains:
- the LOC103856236 gene encoding surface protein, coding for MDFHSLLRRDLQFLCKINKIPANMTNIAMADALKSLETVEGLDEYMKQSDSNVLQSPTSVAKLPPSTATRTTRRKTTAVKPEPQSSRLTTIKPLDGELDQESVIKNVKFDVAKTPAVRSTRKASCSSKAQESKKVEMVQSAYSTRRSTRLLEKCMADLSLKTKETLDKPESVEETEQEVSAQEKNPAGSEEGTEDAAVILVRDLSASMKKEWEVLKNDDDDTAPVLEHSNTEITNDNKESKNLETFESLLQVDYQVTEQVVEEKDSKPEKTNTSHEETMVDLTDGDSEAEAEEDNSGVDSDGTISEADSDQADQQEIEVATQENDSEAEKIITLDEDTMVETDGDSESEQEGDDSGIDSNGTISEADSNQVDHHETEQATHENYSETEKINAFDEDTMVEQTGGDSDTESEGDDDDSGAASDGTISEADSYQAIQGTDIADGKVILPEPEGSITAPTSPLVLEEAPVETAPVSPFVAEESVSAQFPRPNKSASKNSAMKLVDVDNTSENSMEMMMMMNVVNGESKGDEAAKKNEKVDIDEENLKDVSIRKLVKMVKKLSIKSSNNRTALQMLPGNNQIAE